The stretch of DNA TCTGTGTTTACCCACAGCAATTATATAAGCCGAGTGTTTTATTGCACCAATTCAGCAGAGGGAacgggagatgggaggagagagagagagagtgagagaaagagagagagagggacaccagggaggaagagcaagagagagagagagagagagagagatgatggataCATTGAGAAAGAATGGCTTAGAGACCTGTGTAATGAAGAACAGAAACAGAGCCATCTACTGGCGAGTTGTACACAGTGCACGCTCCCACTGTTATCAATTAATGCTGCAGTGTTTTCTGATTTGATTACAGTTAAACACGGCTAAGGAGAATTGACAAGGCATTTGTTTAAATTGAATGGGCAGAAAATGCGTTTTGTGTGCGCGGAGTAACTTATCGATCGTAAACTGAGGAGGGAAAAGTGCTCATTACGCTCGTCAAAAATCAATAACTGCCAGAGCTTGGCAACCAGAGGCCTCCGTAAAAATTGTATTGCCATGGAAATCACCTCTGTGGTTCGGGTGAGCGTTGTGGTGTTAACTTTAAAGAAGAACAGGGGTTCATAACATCTCAGCAGTGCAATGTTTGCTCAGTGCAGaattatgtatgtactgtatgtatgtacagtatgtatgtatgagtatgAGGGTAGCCCACACTGGTATATTTGGTGGAAATTAGAGGATTTTACAGGTTAAAGGCTAAAGGTCTTCAATGTCAACATCCATCGTTGATACTAATgactctctctgtatctctttgtGTGTCCCGTGTTGTAGACTATGCTATGAGGACAGGACACAGCGATGACTGATGTGGAACCCGTTGTCACAGACTTTGCAGCGACAGGACGCACGGGCCGGCGCAATGCCATGCCCGACATTCTAGGGGCCAACACCGGGGACGGAGCCACGGACCTTCAGGAGAAACTAGCCGAGCTGTCTGTCTCCGGTACGATTCGCACCTCATACACGGCCAAACAGTGATACCAAatcagcgctcacacacacatacacacacacacacggatacacgcacacatacaaacacaaaatgatagattattttggtgtatgtacatgtagttACTGTATACATTATGGATTACAAAACTACAGTATAATGTCTCACTGTCAGTAATGATGCACCACATATG from Sardina pilchardus chromosome 12, fSarPil1.1, whole genome shotgun sequence encodes:
- the pkib gene encoding cAMP-dependent protein kinase inhibitor beta, encoding MTDVEPVVTDFAATGRTGRRNAMPDILGANTGDGATDLQEKLAELSVSDDGNEGGEGSSSCNPPKEEKKEEGS